A window of Piliocolobus tephrosceles isolate RC106 chromosome 13, ASM277652v3, whole genome shotgun sequence contains these coding sequences:
- the ZNF202 gene encoding zinc finger protein 202 isoform X1 — protein MATAVEPEDQDLWEEEGILMVKLEDDFTCGPESVLQRDDPVLETSHQNFRRFRYQEAASPREALIRLRELCHQWLRPERRTKEQILELLVLEQFLTVLPGELQSWVRGQRPESGEEAVTLVEGLQKQPRRPRRWVTVHVHGQEVLSEETVHLGAEPESPSELQDPVQSSTPQQSPEETTQSPDRGAPAEQRPHREEELQSLQESEVPVPQEPDLPAERSSGDSEMVALLTALSQVCPNYLCTTESLFEEPLGISHTKQGLVTFKDVAVCFSQDQWSDLDPTQKEFYGEYVLEEDCGIVVSLSFPIPRPDEISQVREEEPWVPDIQEPQETQEPEILSFTYTGDRSKDEEECPELEDLSLEDIHRPVLGEPEIHQTPDWEIVFEDNPGGLNERRFGTNISQVNSFVNLQETTPIQPLLGRHHDCSVCGKSFTCNSHLVRHLRTHTGEKPYKCMECGKSYTRSSHLARHQKVHKMNTPYKYPLNQKNLEETSPLTQAERTPSVEKPYRCDDCGKHFRWTSDLVRHQRTHTGEKPFFCTICGKSFSQKSVLTTHQRIHLGGKPYLCGECGEDFSEHRRYLAHRKTHAAEELYLCSECGRCFTHSVAFAKHLRGHASVRPCRCNECGKSFSRRDHLVRHQRTHTGEKPFTCPTCGKSFSRGYHLIRHQRTHSEKTS, from the exons ATGGCTACAGCCGTGGAACCAGAGGACCAGGATCTTTGGGAAGAAGAGGGAATTCTGATGGTGAAACTGGAAGATGATTTCACCTGTGGGCCAGAGTCTGTCTTACAGAGGGATGACCCAGTGCTGGAGACCTCCCACCAGAACTTCCGGCGCTTCCGCTATCAGGAAGCCGCAAGCCCCAGAGAAGCTCTCATCAGACTCCGAGAACTTTGTCACCAGTGGCTGAGACCGGAGAGGCGGACAAAGGAGCAGATCCTAGAGCTGCTTGTGCTGGAACAATTTCTTACCGTCCTGCCCGGAGAACTGCAGAGCTGGGTGCGGGGCCAACGGCCAGAAAGTGGCGAGGAGGCGGTGACGCTGGTGGAGGGTTTGCAGAAACAACCCAGGAGACCAAGGCGGTGG GTGACTGTCCATGTTCACGGCCAGGAAGTCCTGTCAGAGGAGACGGTGCATTTAGGAGCAGAGCCTGAGTCACCTAGTGAGCTACAGGATCCTGTGCAAAGCTCGACCCCCCAGCAGTCTCCTGAGGAAACCACACAGAGCCCAGATCGGGGGGCACCGGCAGAGCAGCGTCCACACCGGGAAGAGGAGCTCCAGTCCCTGCAGGAGAGCG AGGTCCCAGTGCCCCAGGAGCCAGACCTTCCTGCAGAGAGGAGCTCTGGAGACTCAGAGATGGTTGCTCTTCTTACTGCTCTGTCACAGGTGTGCCCTAATTACCTCTGTACCACAGAGAGTTTGTTTGAAGAACCACTGGGCATTAGCCATACTAAACAG GGACTGGTAACGTTCAAGGATGTGGCCGTATGCTTTTCCCAGGACCAGTGGAGTGATCTGGACCCAACACAGAAAGAGTTCTATGGAGAATATGTCTTGGAAGAAGACTGTGGAATTGTAGTCTCTCTGT CATTTCCAATCCCCAGACCTGATGAGATCTCCCAGGTTAGAGAGGAAGAGCCTTGGGTCCCAGATATCCAAGAGCCTCAAGAGACTCAAGAGCCAGAAATCCTGAGTTTTACCTACACAG GAGATAGGAGTAAAGATGAGGAAGAGTGTCCGGAGCTGGAAGATCTGAGTTTGGAGGATATACACAGGCCTGTTTTGGGAGAACCAGAAATTCACCAGACTCCAGATTGGGAAATAGTCTTTGAGGACAATCCAGGTGGACTTAATGAAAGACGATTTGGTACAAATATTTCTCAAGTGAATAGTTTTGTGAACCTTCAGGAAACTACGCCCATCCAGCCCCTGTTAGGGAGGCATCATGACTGTTCTGTATGTGGAAAGAGCTTCACTTGTAACTCCCATCTTGTTAGACACCTGAGGACTCACAcgggagagaaaccctataaatgtatgGAGTGTGGAAAAAGTTACACACGCAGCTCACATCTTGCCAGGCACCAAAAGGTTCATAAGATGAACACGCCTTATAAATACCCCCTAAACCAGAAGAATTTGGAAGAGACCTCCCCTTTGACCCAGGCCGAGAGAACTCCATCTGTGGAGAAGCCCTATAGATGTGATGACTGTGGAAAGCACTTCCGCTGGACTTCAGACCTTGTCAGGCATCAGAGGACACATACAGGAGAAAAACCCTTCTTTTGTACTATTTGTGGCAAAAGCTTCAGCCAGAAATCTGTGTTAACAACACACCAAAGAATCCACCTGGGAGGCAAACCCTACTTGTGTGGAGAGTGTGGCGAGGACTTCAGTGAACACAGGCGGTACCTGGCGCACCGGAAGACGCACGCTGCCGAAGAACTCTACCTCTGCAGCGAGTGCGGGCGCTGCTTCACCCACAGCGTAGCGTTCGCCAAGCACTTGAGAGGACATGCCTCAGTGAGGCCCTGCCGATGCAACGAATGTGGGAAGAGCTTCAGTCGCAGGGACCACCTTGTCAGGCATCagagaacacacactggggagaAACCATTCACATGCCCTACCTGTGGGAAAAGCTTCAGCAGAGGCTATCACTTAATTAGACATCAGAGGACCCACTCAGAAAAGACCTCCTAG
- the ZNF202 gene encoding zinc finger protein 202 isoform X3 produces MVALLTALSQGLVTFKDVAVCFSQDQWSDLDPTQKEFYGEYVLEEDCGIVVSLSFPIPRPDEISQVREEEPWVPDIQEPQETQEPEILSFTYTGDRSKDEEECPELEDLSLEDIHRPVLGEPEIHQTPDWEIVFEDNPGGLNERRFGTNISQVNSFVNLQETTPIQPLLGRHHDCSVCGKSFTCNSHLVRHLRTHTGEKPYKCMECGKSYTRSSHLARHQKVHKMNTPYKYPLNQKNLEETSPLTQAERTPSVEKPYRCDDCGKHFRWTSDLVRHQRTHTGEKPFFCTICGKSFSQKSVLTTHQRIHLGGKPYLCGECGEDFSEHRRYLAHRKTHAAEELYLCSECGRCFTHSVAFAKHLRGHASVRPCRCNECGKSFSRRDHLVRHQRTHTGEKPFTCPTCGKSFSRGYHLIRHQRTHSEKTS; encoded by the exons ATGGTTGCTCTTCTTACTGCTCTGTCACAG GGACTGGTAACGTTCAAGGATGTGGCCGTATGCTTTTCCCAGGACCAGTGGAGTGATCTGGACCCAACACAGAAAGAGTTCTATGGAGAATATGTCTTGGAAGAAGACTGTGGAATTGTAGTCTCTCTGT CATTTCCAATCCCCAGACCTGATGAGATCTCCCAGGTTAGAGAGGAAGAGCCTTGGGTCCCAGATATCCAAGAGCCTCAAGAGACTCAAGAGCCAGAAATCCTGAGTTTTACCTACACAG GAGATAGGAGTAAAGATGAGGAAGAGTGTCCGGAGCTGGAAGATCTGAGTTTGGAGGATATACACAGGCCTGTTTTGGGAGAACCAGAAATTCACCAGACTCCAGATTGGGAAATAGTCTTTGAGGACAATCCAGGTGGACTTAATGAAAGACGATTTGGTACAAATATTTCTCAAGTGAATAGTTTTGTGAACCTTCAGGAAACTACGCCCATCCAGCCCCTGTTAGGGAGGCATCATGACTGTTCTGTATGTGGAAAGAGCTTCACTTGTAACTCCCATCTTGTTAGACACCTGAGGACTCACAcgggagagaaaccctataaatgtatgGAGTGTGGAAAAAGTTACACACGCAGCTCACATCTTGCCAGGCACCAAAAGGTTCATAAGATGAACACGCCTTATAAATACCCCCTAAACCAGAAGAATTTGGAAGAGACCTCCCCTTTGACCCAGGCCGAGAGAACTCCATCTGTGGAGAAGCCCTATAGATGTGATGACTGTGGAAAGCACTTCCGCTGGACTTCAGACCTTGTCAGGCATCAGAGGACACATACAGGAGAAAAACCCTTCTTTTGTACTATTTGTGGCAAAAGCTTCAGCCAGAAATCTGTGTTAACAACACACCAAAGAATCCACCTGGGAGGCAAACCCTACTTGTGTGGAGAGTGTGGCGAGGACTTCAGTGAACACAGGCGGTACCTGGCGCACCGGAAGACGCACGCTGCCGAAGAACTCTACCTCTGCAGCGAGTGCGGGCGCTGCTTCACCCACAGCGTAGCGTTCGCCAAGCACTTGAGAGGACATGCCTCAGTGAGGCCCTGCCGATGCAACGAATGTGGGAAGAGCTTCAGTCGCAGGGACCACCTTGTCAGGCATCagagaacacacactggggagaAACCATTCACATGCCCTACCTGTGGGAAAAGCTTCAGCAGAGGCTATCACTTAATTAGACATCAGAGGACCCACTCAGAAAAGACCTCCTAG
- the ZNF202 gene encoding zinc finger protein 202 isoform X2, whose protein sequence is MATAVEPEDQDLWEEEGILMVKLEDDFTCGPESVLQRDDPVLETSHQNFRRFRYQEAASPREALIRLRELCHQWLRPERRTKEQILELLVLEQFLTVLPGELQSWVRGQRPESGEEAVTLVEGLQKQPRRPRRWVTVHVHGQEVLSEETVHLGAEPESPSELQDPVQSSTPQQSPEETTQSPDRGAPAEQRPHREEELQSLQESEVPVPQEPDLPAERSSGDSEMVALLTALSQGLVTFKDVAVCFSQDQWSDLDPTQKEFYGEYVLEEDCGIVVSLSFPIPRPDEISQVREEEPWVPDIQEPQETQEPEILSFTYTGDRSKDEEECPELEDLSLEDIHRPVLGEPEIHQTPDWEIVFEDNPGGLNERRFGTNISQVNSFVNLQETTPIQPLLGRHHDCSVCGKSFTCNSHLVRHLRTHTGEKPYKCMECGKSYTRSSHLARHQKVHKMNTPYKYPLNQKNLEETSPLTQAERTPSVEKPYRCDDCGKHFRWTSDLVRHQRTHTGEKPFFCTICGKSFSQKSVLTTHQRIHLGGKPYLCGECGEDFSEHRRYLAHRKTHAAEELYLCSECGRCFTHSVAFAKHLRGHASVRPCRCNECGKSFSRRDHLVRHQRTHTGEKPFTCPTCGKSFSRGYHLIRHQRTHSEKTS, encoded by the exons ATGGCTACAGCCGTGGAACCAGAGGACCAGGATCTTTGGGAAGAAGAGGGAATTCTGATGGTGAAACTGGAAGATGATTTCACCTGTGGGCCAGAGTCTGTCTTACAGAGGGATGACCCAGTGCTGGAGACCTCCCACCAGAACTTCCGGCGCTTCCGCTATCAGGAAGCCGCAAGCCCCAGAGAAGCTCTCATCAGACTCCGAGAACTTTGTCACCAGTGGCTGAGACCGGAGAGGCGGACAAAGGAGCAGATCCTAGAGCTGCTTGTGCTGGAACAATTTCTTACCGTCCTGCCCGGAGAACTGCAGAGCTGGGTGCGGGGCCAACGGCCAGAAAGTGGCGAGGAGGCGGTGACGCTGGTGGAGGGTTTGCAGAAACAACCCAGGAGACCAAGGCGGTGG GTGACTGTCCATGTTCACGGCCAGGAAGTCCTGTCAGAGGAGACGGTGCATTTAGGAGCAGAGCCTGAGTCACCTAGTGAGCTACAGGATCCTGTGCAAAGCTCGACCCCCCAGCAGTCTCCTGAGGAAACCACACAGAGCCCAGATCGGGGGGCACCGGCAGAGCAGCGTCCACACCGGGAAGAGGAGCTCCAGTCCCTGCAGGAGAGCG AGGTCCCAGTGCCCCAGGAGCCAGACCTTCCTGCAGAGAGGAGCTCTGGAGACTCAGAGATGGTTGCTCTTCTTACTGCTCTGTCACAG GGACTGGTAACGTTCAAGGATGTGGCCGTATGCTTTTCCCAGGACCAGTGGAGTGATCTGGACCCAACACAGAAAGAGTTCTATGGAGAATATGTCTTGGAAGAAGACTGTGGAATTGTAGTCTCTCTGT CATTTCCAATCCCCAGACCTGATGAGATCTCCCAGGTTAGAGAGGAAGAGCCTTGGGTCCCAGATATCCAAGAGCCTCAAGAGACTCAAGAGCCAGAAATCCTGAGTTTTACCTACACAG GAGATAGGAGTAAAGATGAGGAAGAGTGTCCGGAGCTGGAAGATCTGAGTTTGGAGGATATACACAGGCCTGTTTTGGGAGAACCAGAAATTCACCAGACTCCAGATTGGGAAATAGTCTTTGAGGACAATCCAGGTGGACTTAATGAAAGACGATTTGGTACAAATATTTCTCAAGTGAATAGTTTTGTGAACCTTCAGGAAACTACGCCCATCCAGCCCCTGTTAGGGAGGCATCATGACTGTTCTGTATGTGGAAAGAGCTTCACTTGTAACTCCCATCTTGTTAGACACCTGAGGACTCACAcgggagagaaaccctataaatgtatgGAGTGTGGAAAAAGTTACACACGCAGCTCACATCTTGCCAGGCACCAAAAGGTTCATAAGATGAACACGCCTTATAAATACCCCCTAAACCAGAAGAATTTGGAAGAGACCTCCCCTTTGACCCAGGCCGAGAGAACTCCATCTGTGGAGAAGCCCTATAGATGTGATGACTGTGGAAAGCACTTCCGCTGGACTTCAGACCTTGTCAGGCATCAGAGGACACATACAGGAGAAAAACCCTTCTTTTGTACTATTTGTGGCAAAAGCTTCAGCCAGAAATCTGTGTTAACAACACACCAAAGAATCCACCTGGGAGGCAAACCCTACTTGTGTGGAGAGTGTGGCGAGGACTTCAGTGAACACAGGCGGTACCTGGCGCACCGGAAGACGCACGCTGCCGAAGAACTCTACCTCTGCAGCGAGTGCGGGCGCTGCTTCACCCACAGCGTAGCGTTCGCCAAGCACTTGAGAGGACATGCCTCAGTGAGGCCCTGCCGATGCAACGAATGTGGGAAGAGCTTCAGTCGCAGGGACCACCTTGTCAGGCATCagagaacacacactggggagaAACCATTCACATGCCCTACCTGTGGGAAAAGCTTCAGCAGAGGCTATCACTTAATTAGACATCAGAGGACCCACTCAGAAAAGACCTCCTAG